From Lolium perenne isolate Kyuss_39 chromosome 5, Kyuss_2.0, whole genome shotgun sequence, a single genomic window includes:
- the LOC127298031 gene encoding uncharacterized protein translates to MREEMAYEKKKFTSYRRCWEDHWEPVYGSFLDMTVISPMHFTHSTPGRGLHDAACFAPTLQIFTLRLAGIKGGLEWPLSVYGVVAARDDVDHNRNLLFSCNRSESQKLDQDDPFFRLVGPSRAILFTDHVKFEVQLRVKGTTVSQDRALISAFYHYTGGYYPGVKTICFENCFCTTELCMERIEQTVQATVLSARVKNGPWPFKYGGEVACFSPSYNTAPSSMNVVLLASRGRPMPKGSDGYLHLSRNVVSVEVKGSLTFFIRAYSQSGEIAAQGQVRFMPKDCNISSMACSFGDPKVEVEIFVAWSALVSDKSQIAAEGGVFEIFKEQGWMFEDSKNVM, encoded by the exons ATGAGGGAGGAGATGGCCTACGAGAAGAAGAAATTCACTTCGTACCGTAGGTGCTGGGAAGATCACTGGGAACCAGTTTACGGATCCTTCCTAGACATGA CGGTTATCAgtcctatgcactttacacactcAACACCTGGACGTGGCCTACATGATGCCGCCTGCTTTGCGCCCACCTTGCAGATCTTCACACTCAGACTCGCGGGAATAAAAGGTGGCCTCGAATGGCCACTGTCTGTGTACGGCGTGGTTGCTGCACGCGACGATGTTGATCACAATCGTAACCTTCTCTTCTCTTGCAATAGAAGCGAGTCTCAAAAACTCGATCAAGAT GATCCTTTTTTCCGCTTGGTTGGCCCATCTCGTGCCATTTTGTTCACGGATCATGTTAAATTTGAAGTCCAACTACGAGTAAAAGGTACGACAGTGTCTCAAGATAGAGCATTGATCAGTGCTTTCTACCACTACACCGGAGGGTATTATCCAGGTGTGAAAACCATTTGCTTTGAGAACTGCTTCTGCACAACAGAGTTATGCATGGAGCGAATTGAACAAACTGTCCAGGCCACTGTCTTGAGTGCCCGTGTCAAAAATGGGCCATGGCCTTTCAAATATGGCGGTGAAGTGGCTTGCTTCTCACCGTCGTATAATACTGCTCCATCGTCTATGAATGTTGTGCTGCTTGCTTCTCGTGGTAGACCAATGCCCAAGGGTTCAGATGGTTACCTCCATCTATCAAGAAATGTTGTGTCTGTCGAAGTGAAAGGAAGCCTAACATTTTTCATACGTGCCTACTCTCAGTCTGGTGAGATTGCAGCACAAGGTCAGGTTCGCTTCATGCCCAAAGATTGCAATATAAGTAGTATGGCATGTTCCTTTGGCGATCctaaggtggaggtggagatatTTGTTGCTTGGTCCGCTCTTGTTTCCGATAAGAGTCAGATTGCGGCAGAAGGGGGGGTGTTTGAAATTTTTAAAGAACAAGGATGGATGTTTGAAGATTCTAAAAATGTAATGTGA